The proteins below are encoded in one region of Brassica napus cultivar Da-Ae chromosome A6, Da-Ae, whole genome shotgun sequence:
- the LOC106350842 gene encoding zinc-finger homeodomain protein 9-like, with translation MLEVGAMDMTPKSPEPESETPTRIQPAKPISFSNGIIKRHHHTLTVTYKECLKNHAAAIGGHALDGCGEFMPSPSSTPSDPTSLKCAACGCHRNFHRRDPDDTSLTSAVPPPSLPPSSTTAAIEYQPHHRHHPPPPAPPLPRSPTSSSPPPISSSYMLLALSGNNKPGGNSLPFSDLNFAANNLSTHHHHHNHNHHTPGSRKRFRTKFSQTQKDKMHEFADRIGWKIQKRDEDEVRDFCRDVGVDKGVLKVWMHNNKNTFNTRRDQPFSGDTTVQKIDNGVAVSGGKNINNNNNNNNNNNAVDVGVHGGNGLEHDLHGGDGGRFESDSGGAAANGSSSTS, from the coding sequence ATGCTTGAAGTTGGAGCAATGGATATGACTCCTAAATCTCCTGAACCCGAGTCCGAAACACCAACCCGGATCCAACCAGCTAAACCGATCTCCTTCAGCAACGGAATCATCAAACGCCACCACCACACACTCACCGTCACCTACAAAGAATGCCTCAAGAACCACGCTGCCGCGATTGGCGGTCACGCGCTCGACGGTTGCGGCGAGTTCATGCCTTCTCCTTCCTCCACGCCTTCCGATCCAACTTCCCTCAAGTGTGCCGCCTGCGGTTGCCACCGTAACTTCCACCGCCGTGACCCCGACGACACCTCCCTCACTTCCGCCGTGCCTCCACCGTCTCTCCCTCCATCCTCCACCACCGCTGCTATCGAGTACCAGCCTCACCACCGTCACCACCCGCCTCCACCGGCTCCTCCTCTCCCTCGCAGCCCTACTTCCTCCTCTCCGCCGCCTATCTCCTCTTCTTACATGCTCCTCGCTCTCTCCGGTAACAATAAACCCGGCGGAAACAGCTTACCGTTCTCAGATCTCAACTTCGCCGCCAACAACCTCTCcactcaccaccaccaccacaaccaCAACCACCATACTCCAGGCTCCCGGAAGCGGTTCAGGACTAAGTTCAGCCAAACTCAGAAAGACAAGATGCACGAGTTCGCCGACCGTATCGGCTGGAAGATTCAGAAGCGCGACGAGGACGAGGTGCGCGACTTCTGCCGCGACGTCGGTGTTGATAAAGGCGTGCTCAAGGTCTGGATGCACAATAACAAAAACACCTTCAACACCCGCCGCGACCAGCCGTTCTCCGGCGACACCACCGTCCAGAAGATCGACAACGGCGTCGCTGTTTCTGGCGGcaagaatattaataataataataataataataataataacaacgCGGTGGATGTTGGCGTTCACGGTGGAAACGGTTTAGAACACGACCTGCACGGCGGCGATGGTGGGAGGTTTGAGAGTGATAGCGGCGGAGCTGCCGCTAACGGGTCGTCGTCTACGTCGTGA
- the LOC125610030 gene encoding uncharacterized protein LOC125610030: MLELKDNLNQLGVSDLRFQGCANTWTNKNPSAPVTKKLDRALINSVWLESFPNSVASFLAHEFSDHSPCLIDLACPLPQAGTKPFKFQNFLPQHPSFLQVVETAWFQSGSVATDLSTLGFKIKGLKRVMKTLARDKFSDIQKRVISTNSLLKDVQVQCLNQPNEGNFQAEKDLITHWTFLRGVEEAFFKQKSRINWLRLGDQNTLFFMRVAAARNSYNPIRSLQLPCGLLVTDSIELCEIALAHFQSILSPVHLPPLSSPFHWFLELLPFRCSPVQQTILSSLPDTTEIAKTILKLNPNKSPGPDGFTSAFFKSS; the protein is encoded by the coding sequence ATGCTCGAGCTGAAAGATAACCTCAACCAGCTTGGTGTCTCTGATCTTAGATTCCAAGGCTGTGCTAACACATGGACAAACAAGAACCCTTCAGCCCCTGTTACTAAAAAACTAGACCGGGCTTTGATAAACAGTGTGTGGCTGGAATCCTTCCCTAACAGTGTGGCTTCTTTCCTCGCCCATGAGTTCTCTGATCATTCTCCCTGTCTTATAGACCTAGCCTGTCCCCTTCCCCAAGCTGGTACCAAGCCTTTCAAATTCCAAAACTTCCTACCCCAACACCCATCCTTTTTGCAAGTGGTTGAGACTGCCTGGTTTCAGAGTGGAAGCGTAGCGACTGATCTTTCGACCCtgggttttaaaataaaaggatTAAAGAGAGTGATGAAAACACTTGCGAGAGACAAATTTTCAGATATCCAAAAGAGAGTTATTTCTACTAACAGTTTGTTAAAAGATGTGCAGGTTCAATGTCTAAATCAACCGAATGAAGGAAACTTCCAAGCAGAAAAGGATCTGATTACTCACTGGACCTTTTTGCGAGGGGTAGAGGAAGCGTTCTTCAAGCAGAAGTCGAGGATCAACTGGCTGCGACTTGGAGACCAAAACACTTTGTTCTTCATGAGAGTGGCTGCAGCAAGGAACTCCTACAACCCGATCCGCTCTCTTCAGCTTCCATGTGGCCTACTTGTCACGGACTCGATTGAACTTTGTGAGATTGCACTTGCACACTTTCAGAGCATTCTCTCCCCTGTTCATCTCCCTCCTCTATCATCCCCCTTTCATTGGTTCCTAGAGTTGCTGCCTTTCAGGTGCTCCCCCGTTCAACAGACCATACTATCTTCTCTCCCTGATACTACAGAAATTGCAAAGACAATCCTCAAGCTAAACCCTAACAAGTCACCGGGACCAGATGGTTTTACCTCTGCGTTCTTCAAATCCTCTTAG